A window from Erythrolamprus reginae isolate rEryReg1 chromosome 11, rEryReg1.hap1, whole genome shotgun sequence encodes these proteins:
- the PABPC4 gene encoding polyadenylate-binding protein 4 isoform X1, with translation MGYNLFKKNRSNKKGGGVALYIKDHHTATELHPTKDDNPLEIIWVNIKEKKSNTTIGVYYRPPNQTDTMDDLFTCQLTDICNKLSTTIMGDFNYPDINWKTNSAPSGKSAKFLSSLADNFLTQKVETGTRGNAILDLILTNREETIEGTEEEGKLGESDHVILKFNIVQSLATIPNTTTVPDFRKADFNKLRANLEQCPWNELLEGKTTQEAWVILKNSIIDAQNNAIPMKRKNRKTKAKPAWLNKALADDIKGKKAKYKQWKEGLITKAEYQQTASSCKQKIKTAKAQYEQHLAAEVKDNKKRFFQHINNKKKIKETIVTLKNEEGREITDSNDQAQLLNAYFATVFTQKGTSLQPICNLTATNCPRTELNIDKSTVRDYLRELNEYKSPGPDGLHPKVLKELADTIAEPLLLIYQISWITGDLPEDWKRADVVPIHKKGKKTDPGNYRPISLTSIPGKILEKITQKQLIHFLETNKIISNSQHGFIRNKSCQTNLISFFNTITKSVDQRNSVDLIYLDFSKAFDKVDHNLLIHKLEKNGVDYYTCRWINSWLTNRTQRVVLNGTKSTWKKVDSGVPQGSVLGPVLFNIFINDLDEGIKGELIKFADDTKLAGVANTLEDRLRVQEDLDRLSQWAHTNKMRFNTDKCRVLHLGKKNPRHTYSLGDTPLSSSDCERDLGVLVDNQLNMSQQCAAAAKKANSILSCINRGIRSKTREVLIPLYYALVRPHLEYCIQFWSPHYKKDIETLEKVQKRATKMIRGLETKTYEERLRELGMDSLEKRRSRGDMIAVYRYMRGCHSEEGSLYSPGHQRAGRGTMVGS, from the coding sequence atgggttacaacctcttcaagaagaacaggtcaaacaagaaaggaggaggtgttgcactatacatcaaagaccaccacactgccacagaactacatccaaccaaagatgataaccccctagaaatcatatgggtcaacataaaagaaaaaaagagcaacaccacaattggagtatactacagaccacccaatcaaacagacacaatggacgacctcttcacatgccaactaacagacatatgcaacaaactcagcacgacaataatgggggacttcaactacccagacatcaactggaaaactaactcagcaccaagcggaaaatctgccaaatttctttccagtctagctgacaactttctaacccaaaaagttgaaacaggaaccagagggaatgctatattagacctaatactaacaaacagggaagaaacaatagagggaacagaagaagaagggaaactgggagagagcgaccacgtcatcctcaaattcaacatagtgcaatcactagctactatacccaacaccactacagtcccagacttcagaaaagcggactttaacaagctcagagcgaaccttgaacaatgcccctggaacgaactcttagaaggaaaaaccactcaggaagcctgggtgatcctaaaaaacagcatcatagatgcccaaaacaacgcaatccccatgaaaaggaaaaacaggaaaaccaaagctaaacctgcatggctaaacaaagccctcgcagatgacataaaaggaaaaaaagctaagtacaaacaatggaaagaaggactcataaccaaagcggaatatcagcaaacagccagttcctgcaaacaaaaaataaaaacagcaaaggcacaatatgaacaacaccttgcagcggaagtcaaagacaacaaaaaaagattcttccaacacatcaacaataagaagaaaatcaaagaaacaatcgtcacactaaaaaacgaagagggtagagaaatcacagacagcaatgaccaagcacagctactcaacgcctactttgcaacagtcttcacacaaaagggaacctccctccaaccaatctgcaatttaactgcaacaaactgccccagaaccgaactcaacatagacaaaagcacagtgagggactacctgagggaactcaacgaatacaaatcaccagggccagacggacttcaccccaaagtcctaaaagaattggcagacaccatagcggaaccactcctcctcatctaccaaatatcctggatcactggagacctaccggaagactggaagcgagctgacgtagtccccatccacaaaaaaggcaaaaagaccgacccaggtaactacagaccaatcagtctgacctctatacctggaaaaatactggagaaaataacccAAAAACAACTTatccacttcctagaaacaaacaagatcatatccaatagccagcacggattcatcagaaacaaatcatgccaaaccaatctcatatcatttttcaacaccataaccaagtcagttgaccaacgcaactcagtggacctcatatacttggacttcagtaaggctttcgataaagtcgaccacaatctcctaatccacaaactagaaaaaaatggagtagattactacacatgtagatggataaacagttggctgaccaaccgcacccaacgagttgtcctcaacggcaccaaatccacatggaaaaaagtagacagtggagtaccacagggctctgtcctgggtcctgtactctttaacatcttcatcaacgacctggacgagggaataaaaggggaactaataaaatttgcagatgacaccaagctggcgggggtagccaacacccttgaggacaggctcagagtacaagaagacctagacagactatcacagtgggcccataccaacaaaatgaggttcaacaccgacaaatgcagagtcctccacctcggcaaaaagaaccctagacatacatacagcctgggagataccccactcagcagtagtgactgcgaaagagatcttggagtcttggtggacaatcaactaaacatgagtcagcaatgtgcagcagcagccaaaaaagccaactcaatcctaagctgcatcaacagaggaatacgctccaagaccagggaagtactaataccactctactatgccctggtcagaccccacctggagtactgcatccaattctggtcacctcactacaaaaaagacatcgaaactctggagaaggtgcaaaaaagagcaaccaaaatgattaggggactcgaaaccaagacttacgaagagagattgagagaactgggcatggacagcctagaaaaaagaaggtctagaggagacatgatagcagtttacagatacatgaggggttgccacagtgaggaggggtctctttattccccagggcaccagagggctggacgaggaacaatggttggaagctga